In Nicotiana tabacum cultivar K326 chromosome 19, ASM71507v2, whole genome shotgun sequence, one DNA window encodes the following:
- the LOC107778053 gene encoding uncharacterized protein LOC107778053, whose product MEDLYSLVHYWLVGHPIISQFEFKHGQTFGATLLFPIVSMFMYLSFTILSLRFPLLLPMISAATLRRITATHSLILCTLSLLIVVGCSFSVVHQVAAHDWTWIVCYNRLNNYTNIIPRGSVFFWAYVFYLSKILEFIDTLLIILSSSRSRRLSFLHVYHHAMVPLLCYMTIKNSQSMLHIGVITNASVHVLMYAYYFLSAIGKRPWWKKLVTDVQIVQFMFCFVCLGAVIYYHLTSEFGCSGIGVWFFTISFNVSLLALFLNFHFKTYANNVKKNREDKLDKQT is encoded by the coding sequence ATGGAAGATCTTTACTCCTTAGTCCATTACTGGCTAGTTGGTCACCCAATTATCAGCCAATTTGAGTTTAAGCATGGCCAAACTTTTGGTGCCACCTTGTTATTTCCCATAGTGTCAATGTTCATGTACTTGTCTTTCACTATATTATCTCTCCGTTTCCCATTACTCCTTCCCATGATTTCCGCCGCCACCCTCCGCCGTATCACCGCCACCCACAGCCTCATCCTCTGTACCCTCTCGCTTCTCATAGTCGTGGGTTGCAGCTTCTCCGTGGTCCACCAAGTGGCGGCCCACGATTGGACTTGGATCGTCTGCTATAACAGATTAAATAATTACACTAATATCATTCCCCGAGGATCGGTTTTCTTTTGGGCTTACGTATTCTACCTTTCCAAGATTCTTGAATTTATAGACACCCTTTTAATAATCCTTAGTAGCTCAAGATCTAGACGGCTCTCGTTCCTTCACGTGTACCACCATGCAATGGTGCCACTTTTGTGTTACATGACTATAAAAAATAGCCAGTCGATGTTGCATATCGGGGTGATCACTAATGCTTCTGTTCACGTACTAATGTACGCTTATTATTTCCTATCTGCTATAGGAAAAAGGCCGTGGTGGAAAAAACTGGTCACTGACGTTCAAATTGTGCAGTTCATGTTTTGCTTTGTGTGTTTGGGTGCAGTGATATACTATCACTTGACTAGTGAGTTTGGGTGCTCTGGAATTGGTGTCTGGTTCTTCACTATCAGTTTTAATGTTTCACTTTTAGCACTTTTTCTCAACTTTCATTTCAAGACGTATGCCAATAACGTCAAGAAAAACCGTGAGGATAAGCTGGATAAACAAACATAA